A genomic region of Bradyrhizobium sp. ORS 278 contains the following coding sequences:
- the pgeF gene encoding peptidoglycan editing factor PgeF gives MSAIPGLRHAFFTREGGVSEGIYAGLNGGLGSNDVPDSVRENRRRMAAQLGVAPEHFLSVHQIHSPDVVVATGPWDGAARPKADALVTATPNLAIGVTTADCGPILFVDPERRVIGAAHAGWKGALTGVLESTLQAMEELGAERGRIIAAIGPLIRQPSYEVGAEFVTRFIDDDAEHARFFLPSTREGHAMFDLGGFIRMRLETAGILLIDDLGLDTYSDERFFSYRRSVHRKEPDYGRHVHAIMLEG, from the coding sequence ATGTCCGCCATTCCGGGCCTGCGCCACGCGTTCTTCACTCGCGAGGGTGGCGTGTCCGAGGGCATCTATGCCGGTCTCAATGGCGGGCTCGGATCGAACGACGTGCCGGACAGCGTCCGCGAAAACCGCCGCCGCATGGCGGCTCAACTCGGCGTCGCGCCGGAGCACTTCCTGAGCGTGCACCAGATCCATTCGCCTGACGTCGTGGTCGCGACCGGGCCGTGGGACGGCGCCGCCAGGCCGAAGGCCGACGCGCTGGTCACCGCGACGCCCAACCTTGCGATCGGCGTCACCACGGCGGATTGCGGGCCGATCCTGTTCGTCGATCCCGAAAGGCGCGTCATCGGCGCGGCCCATGCGGGCTGGAAGGGGGCGCTGACGGGCGTGCTCGAATCGACGCTGCAGGCGATGGAAGAGCTCGGCGCCGAGCGCGGCCGGATCATCGCCGCGATCGGTCCGTTGATCCGTCAGCCGAGCTACGAAGTGGGCGCCGAATTCGTTACCCGCTTCATCGATGACGATGCCGAGCATGCGCGCTTCTTCCTGCCCTCGACGCGCGAGGGACACGCGATGTTCGACCTCGGCGGCTTCATCCGGATGCGGTTGGAGACCGCCGGCATCTTGCTGATCGACGACCTCGGGCTCGACACCTATTCCGACGAGCGCTTCTTCAGTTACCGCCGCTCGGTACACCGGAAAGAACCGGACTACGGGCGGCATGTCCATGCGATCATGCTCGAAGGCTGA
- a CDS encoding class I SAM-dependent methyltransferase, with product MIETSPLQPEIKRLIKASGPMPVWRYMELCLMHPEHGYYISRDPLGREGDFTTAPEVSQMFGELLGLWAASIWKAAGSPQQFRLIELGPGRGTMMSDALRALRVLPPLYQTISVHLVEINPVLREKQKATLTGLRNVTWHDSFDEVPEGPSVIFANEYFDVLPVHQMVRRETGWHERVVELDDDENFVYGTAADPTPGFELLLSPLVRAAPAGAIFEWRPDTQMMAIARRLREQRGAAVIIDYGHVRSDVGDTFQAIARHSFADPLKTPGLADITAHVDFDALSRTAEAVGARVHGPITQGEFLQRLGIETRALTLMQKASPEVSEDIASGLKRLTSGGRGGMGSLFKVLGVSDPSIPVLAGISDEHTSEKTGGA from the coding sequence GTGATCGAAACTTCTCCGCTCCAACCCGAGATCAAGCGGCTGATCAAGGCGTCCGGACCGATGCCGGTGTGGCGCTACATGGAGCTGTGCCTGATGCATCCGGAGCACGGCTACTACATCTCGCGCGATCCGCTCGGACGCGAGGGCGATTTCACCACCGCGCCGGAAGTGAGCCAGATGTTCGGCGAGCTGCTCGGCCTGTGGGCGGCCTCGATCTGGAAGGCGGCGGGCTCGCCGCAGCAGTTCCGGCTGATCGAGCTCGGGCCCGGCCGCGGCACCATGATGTCGGATGCGCTGCGCGCGCTGCGCGTGCTGCCGCCGCTGTACCAGACCATCTCGGTGCATCTGGTCGAGATCAATCCGGTGCTGCGGGAAAAACAGAAGGCCACGCTCACCGGCCTGCGCAACGTCACCTGGCACGACAGCTTCGACGAGGTGCCGGAGGGGCCGAGCGTCATCTTCGCCAACGAATATTTCGACGTGCTGCCGGTGCACCAGATGGTGAGGCGCGAGACCGGCTGGCACGAGCGCGTGGTCGAGCTCGACGATGACGAGAACTTCGTCTACGGCACGGCCGCCGATCCGACGCCGGGCTTCGAGCTGTTGCTGTCGCCGCTGGTGCGCGCGGCGCCGGCCGGCGCGATCTTCGAATGGCGGCCGGATACCCAGATGATGGCGATCGCCCGCCGTCTCCGCGAGCAGCGCGGCGCCGCCGTCATCATCGACTACGGCCATGTCCGCAGCGACGTCGGCGATACGTTCCAGGCGATCGCCCGGCACAGCTTCGCCGATCCCTTGAAGACGCCCGGCCTCGCCGACATCACCGCGCATGTCGATTTCGACGCGCTGTCGCGCACCGCGGAGGCGGTCGGCGCGCGCGTGCACGGCCCGATCACGCAAGGCGAGTTCCTGCAGCGGCTCGGCATCGAGACCCGCGCGCTGACCCTGATGCAGAAGGCCTCGCCGGAGGTCTCCGAGGATATCGCCAGCGGCTTGAAGCGGCTGACCAGCGGCGGCCGCGGCGGCATGGGCTCGCTGTTCAAGGTGCTCGGCGTATCCGATCCGTCGATTCCCGTGCTCGCCGGTATCAGCGACGAGCACACCAGCGAGAAGACCGGAGGCGCATGA